The genomic stretch ACCTATGCGCTACTGGCTGATGAAATCCGAGCCCGATGCCTACAGCATCGACGACCTCGCCCGTGACAAGACCACGGCCTGGAACGGCGTGCGTAACTACCAGGCGCGAAATTTCATGCGCGACCAGATGCAGATCGGCGATCAGGTCTTTTACTATCACTCCAATTGCGACCAACCGGGCATCGTTGGCATCGCCGAGGTCTCGAAGCTCGCGTATCCCGACGAAAGCCAGTTCGATCGCAAGACCGACTACTACGATCCGGAGTCGACGCGCGAAGACCCGCGCTGGCTCAATGTCGACATCCGCTTCGTGAAGAGAATCGGCCCGGTGAGCCTGCCGGAGCTGCGCAAGCACAAGGAGCTCGCCCGCATGCGCATCCTGCAGCGCGGCAATCGGCTGTCCGTGACGCCGGTCGATCCCGCCGAGTGGAAATACATTCTGCGCCTGGCCGAGAAGAGCGGCCGCAACCGTTAGAGAACGTCGTCTTTTCCGCATACAAGCCGTAGGCTGTCATTCCCGCTATGGCGGAAATGACTTCTCGCTAAAGCGGGAGTCCAGGGTAGTTCTTGTCCTGGGCCCCCGCTTGCGCGAGGGAGACAACCTTTAGAGCGCCACAGATACTGGAGGAGAACCCATCATGGCGACTGCGCGAACGATCGACACGCATGCGCATTTCTTTCCACCGAGCTACCTCGACCTGATCGCCAAGCACGGCGGTCGCTGCGGCGCCAGCGTCGTGCGCGACGACCGGGGCCAGATCTTCATCCAGGTCGGGTTGCTGCTGCGCACCGGGCCGATCGTGGCCGCGTTCCACGATCTCGACGCCCGCATCGCCGAGATGGATCGCGAAGGCGTGGACGTGCACGTCCTGTCGCTGACGCAACCGATGGTCTACTGGGCTGACGATCAGCTTGGGCTCGACCTGTGCATTGCCTTCAACGACGCGATCAGCGAGGGTCATCGCAAGCAGCCGGAACGCATCTACGGTTTCGCCTGCCTGCCGATGCAGAATCCCCGGCTCGCCCTGGAAGAGCTCGAGCGGGCCGCGAAACTGCCCGGCATCCGCGGCGTCTACATGGCGACGGTGGTACGCGACCGGGATCTATCGGATCGAAGCTTCTGGCCGGTCTACGAGCGCTGCCAGGCGCTGAACCTTCCCATCTTCCTGCACCCGATGATGGTCAACAACGAGCGCATGAAGCAGTACTACCTCATCAACCTGCTCGGCAACCCGTTCGAGACCGCGATCGCCGCCTCGCACCTGATCTACGGCGGCGTCATGGACGCCTTTCCGCAACTGGAAGTGAGCCTGCCGCATGCCGGCGGCGCGCTGCCCATCCTGCGCGGGCGCCTCGACCAGGGTTGGCTGATCCGACCGGAATGCAAGCACCTGCCGCGGCGCCCGAGCGAATACCTGCGCCGCTTCACCTACGACACCATCAGCTACGACACCGGCATCCTGGCGGACCTGGTCAAGCTGGTCGGCGCCGACCGGATCATGATGGGCACGGACTACTGCTTCGATATCGCCTATACCGAGCCGGTGCAGGTGGTCGAGCAGACGCCGGGGCTGAGCGAGACGCAGCGCGCGCAGATTCTCGGTGGGAACGCGCGCCGGCTGCTGAACATCGGCAATTCCTGACGATCTGGTAGGTTTCGGGGGCGGGGCGGTCTGCAGTAAACCACACCACCCCGTCGGCTGCGCCGACACCCCTCCTCATGAGAGGAGGGGAAGGCTCAAAACCATCCGTCCCAAGGAAGGTAAGGTTCAAAGCCTTTCCCCTCCTGATCAGGAAGGGGAGGTTCAAAGCCTTTCCTCTCCTGATCAGCAAGGGGAGGTTCAAACCCTTTCCTCTCCTGATCAGCAAGGGGAGGTTCAAACCCTTTCCTCTCCTGATCAGCAAGGGGAGGTTCAAACCCCTTCCCCTCCTGATCAGCAAGGGGAGGTTCAAACCCTTCCCCTCCTTGTCAAGGAGGGGCGGGACGCGACAACGTCGCGGACGGGGTGGTCTCGGCTGACACGGTTATATCCCCGCCGCCGATCGAGCACTGCATCAACACGCTGTCCACCCAGCGCCCGTGCTTGAAGCCCACGTCCTTCAGCACGCCAACCATCCTGAAACCAAGTGCGGCGTGCAATCCGATCGACGCGCTGTTGCCGCTGTCGCCGATCACGGCCACGATCTGGCGCAGGCCCAGCCGCTCGCAGCGGGCGATCAGCTCGGCGAGCAGCGCCCGACCCAGCCCTCGCCGCGCGATACCGTGGCGCACGTACACGGAGTTCTCGACCGCGAAGCGGTAGGCCGAGCGGCTTCGATAGGGGGCTGCATAGGTATAACCGAGGACGCCGGATTCGTCTTCCGCGACCAGATGGGGAAGCCCCCGGGCAAGCACGTCGGCCCGGCGGCGCGTGAACTCGTCGACGTCGGGCGCCACTTCCTCGAACGACGCGAGGCCGTTCTCCACGTGCCAGGCATAGATCTCCCGGATTGCCGGGATGTCTCCCGCGATCGAGTCGCGCACGATCAGGGTCATGCTCCGCTCCCCGCCTTTACGACCTGCGCTAGCCCGACCTCCACAGTACGGTTGGGGCTAGATCGCGCCGGCGGCACGCAAGGCCGCAATCTCCTCGCTCGATCGACCGAGCACACTGCCCAGCACCTCGTCGGTGTGCTGGCCCAGCACCGGGGGCGCGGCCGCGAACTCGAGCGGCGTGCCGGAGAACTTCATCGGGCTCACCACCTGGGGCACCTTGCCGGCGCCGGCGTGAGGCAGCTCCTGCAGCATGCCGCGCGCCTTCACCTGCGGCTCCTCGAACACTTCCTTCAAGGTGTTGATCGGACCGCACGGGACGCCCGCGGCTTCGAGCGCGGCTACCCACTCGCGCGTGCTCCGCGTCCGGGTGACCTCCTCGATCAGCGGCTCGATGGCGGCGCGGTTGCGCACGCGGTCGGCATTGGTCGCGAAGCGCGGATCCTGCACCAGGTGCTGGCAGCCGGCCACGTCGCAGAACTTGCGGAACAGGTTGTCGTTGCCGCAGGCGATGATGACGTCACCGTCGCGCGTGCGGAAAGGCTGATACGGGACGATGTTCGGGTGAATATTGCCGGCAGGCAGCGGCGCGACACCCGTGGAAAGATAGTTCATCGCCTGGTAGGCGAGCACCGCGACCTGGCAGTCGAGAAGCGCGAGGTCCAGGTGCTGGCCGCGTCCGGTCTGCGCGCGATGCGCGAGCGCGGCGCACACCGCGATGCTGGAGTACATCCCCGTCATGATGTCGGCGATCGGGATGCCGACGCGCTGCGGGCCCCCGCCCTTCTCCCCGGTCACGCTCATGATGCCGCCCATGCCCTGGATCATGAAGTCGTAGCCGGGCTTCTCCCGGTCGGGGCCGGTCTGACCGAAGCCGGTGATCGAGCAGTAGACGAGCCCGGGATTGATCTGGCTGAGCTGCTCGTAACCCAGCCCGTAGCGGGCGAGGTCGCCGAACTTGTAGTTCTCCAGCAGCACGTCGGCCTTGGCCGCCAGCTCGCGCACGAGCTTCGCGCCCTCGGGCTTGGAAATGTCCACGGTGACCGACTTCTTGCCGCGGTTGGCGCAGCAGAAATAGGCCGACTCGTGGGTCTCCTGGCCGGCGGAATCGCGGATGTACGGCGGCGCGAAGGCGCGCGAATCGTCGCCCTTGCCCGGGCGTTCGATCTTGATCACTTCGGCGCCAAGATCGCTCATGTTCTGCCCGGTCCAGGGGCCGGCCAGCACGCGCGTCATGTCCAATACACGGATATGGGATAGCGGTCCTGCCATTTCTGACTACCTTTCGTTGCTGATCGACGGTCGCGGCGCGGCGCACCCGCCTGCCGCAAATCGGCCGGCAAGCTGCGCGAACGGATGAATGTGCGGGGAAGCGCGAAACCAGCGCAATCGTACAGGAAATCCGGCCGGCTTCGGCCGGCGAGCAGCGGCTAACGCCTGCGGCATAGCCGCCGCGGATTGTCCCGCGTGGCCCGGCTTCGAGGCTCGAACGCCCCGATCAGGCGGCGGCCTCGCCGTGCGATGGCTGCTGCGGGAACAGCGCGTTCAGCGTAGGCAGCAGGTCTCGCGCCACCCGACTCTTGGGCACGAATGCGTCCGCGCCCGCGGCGGCGGATTCGCGACGCATCTCCTCGGTGTCGTGCAAGGTGACCACGATGATGGCGGGCGGCCCCACCAGCGCCTTGATGCGGCGAATGGCGGCGAGCCCGCCGATTCCAGGCATCTCGAGATCCATCAGCACGGCGTCGGGGCGATCGGCTGCGATGCGGGCGAAAGCGAGCAACCCCGATTCGACCCGGTCGCACACCGTCACGCGGGTGTCCTCGCTCAGCAGACCGACCAGACGATCGGCGACCACAGGGTTGTCGTCGACCACCATCACGCGCAGGGCCTGCGTTTCCATATCCGATCTCCGACGATGCCCGTACTGTTTGTAGCACAGCTCGAAGAACATCAAAAGCACGAACAGCTGGGGCATAGTGTCCTGAGTCCGAAATTCGCCGCGCAAAAGATGCCGAGAATCGACGCCATACATTGTCGTGAATCCTCGCCAGGTGTCCAACCTGGCTGCGGTTCACTTCGCGTCTGGCGCCGATTTCGACACTTTTGCCACTCTCGGGCGCGGGGCAGACGATCGGGGTTGCAGCGACGAATCCCGGACTCAGGACACTGGCTCAGTTCATCGCGGCTTGCAGCACTCTTGCAACGTGGATCGCTTCGCGCCCGGCGCCGTCGCGGATCTGATGTCGACAGCTGGTGCCGTCGGCGACCAGCAGCGTATCCTCGCCGCTTGTCCGGATTCGAGGCAGCAGGCTCGCTTCGGCCATCTTCATCGAAACCTCGTAGTGCTCGGCTTCGTAACCGAACGCGCCCGCCATTCCGCAGCAGCTGGATACCACGGTCTCGACCTCGAGCCCGGGCACGAGCTTCAGCACCCGCTCGACGCTCGGCATCACGTCGAACGCCTTCTGATGACAATGGCCGTGCAGCAGCGCCCGCCGCTGCGGCAACGCGTGCAGCGCCAGATTCAATCTGCCCGCCTGAGCCTGAGCGTCCAGGAATTCCTCGAGCAGATAGGCATCCAGGCTCACGGTACCTACCTCGGCCGCGGGCAGGATCGAGAGCAGCTCGTCGCGCAGTGTGAACAGGCACGATGGCTCCAGGCCGATCACGGGGATGCCGCGCTCGACATAGGGGTTGAGCGCGACCAGCAGGCGACGCAGCTCCACGCGCGCTTCCTCGACCAGGCCCTGAGCGAGGAACGTTCGGCCGCAGCACAGCGGCCGCGCGCCGGCGTCGGGCCGAACCAGATGAACGACGTATCCTGCCTTGCGCAGCACGGCCACCGCGGCGCGCAGGTTCTCCGGCTCGAAGTAGCGGTTGAACGTATCGGCGATGAGCGCCACTTCATGATGCTCGGCGCCCGCGCCGCATTGCTCCCGCGACGCCGGCTGTGGCCGCGCGCGCGCCTGCTGGCGCACGATCTCCCGATCGCGGAACCAGTCGCCGCGCCAGCGCGGGAGGCTGCGCCGCGCGGAGAAACCGAGCAGGCGCTCGCTCGCGCGAGCCAGCCCCGGCAATCGGTCGCGCAGGTTCAGCAACGGCGACAGGCGCGCGCCCCAGGGCGCATAGCGCGGCAGGGAGGCGATCAGCCGCTCGCGCGCATTCAGGGGATGGGTCTTGCGCCAGTGGTACAGCGCCTCGATTTTCATGCGCGCCATGTCCACACCGGTCGGGCATTCGCGCTTGCAGCCCTTGCACGACACGCACAAGTCGAGCGCGTCGATCACTTCGGGCGAGGCGATGCCGGCCGCACCGAGCTGGCCGGAAAGCGCGAGCCGCAGCGTATTGGCACGCCCGCGCGTCAGGTGCTGCTCGTCGCGCGTTGCCCGGTACGACGGACACATGGTGCCGGCGTCGAACTTGCGGCAATGGCCGTTGTTGTTGCACATCTCGACGGCCTTGTCGTAGCCGCCCCAGGCCGACCAGTCGAGCACCGGCTTGAGCGCAATCGTCCGATAGCCCGGCTTGTAGCGGAATAACGCCGAATCGTCCTGCTTCGACGGGCTCACGATCTTGCCGGGGTTCATGAGCCCGTTCGGATCGAAGCGCCGCTTGATCTCGCCCAGCACGGCGGTGAGCCGCGGCCCGAAGAACGGCGCGATCCACTCCGAGCGCACCAGGCCGTCGCCGTGCTCGCCCGAATACGCGCCCTTGTACTCCTTCACCAGTGCACACGCTTCCTCGGCGATGGCGCGCATCTTCTGCGCGCCATCGCGGCGCATGTCCAGGATCGGGCGCACGTGCAGCGTGCCGACCGAGGCATGCGCGTACCAGGTGCCGCGCGTGCCGTGCTTG from Betaproteobacteria bacterium encodes the following:
- a CDS encoding CoA transferase, which gives rise to MAGPLSHIRVLDMTRVLAGPWTGQNMSDLGAEVIKIERPGKGDDSRAFAPPYIRDSAGQETHESAYFCCANRGKKSVTVDISKPEGAKLVRELAAKADVLLENYKFGDLARYGLGYEQLSQINPGLVYCSITGFGQTGPDREKPGYDFMIQGMGGIMSVTGEKGGGPQRVGIPIADIMTGMYSSIAVCAALAHRAQTGRGQHLDLALLDCQVAVLAYQAMNYLSTGVAPLPAGNIHPNIVPYQPFRTRDGDVIIACGNDNLFRKFCDVAGCQHLVQDPRFATNADRVRNRAAIEPLIEEVTRTRSTREWVAALEAAGVPCGPINTLKEVFEEPQVKARGMLQELPHAGAGKVPQVVSPMKFSGTPLEFAAAPPVLGQHTDEVLGSVLGRSSEEIAALRAAGAI
- a CDS encoding EVE domain-containing protein — encoded protein: MRYWLMKSEPDAYSIDDLARDKTTAWNGVRNYQARNFMRDQMQIGDQVFYYHSNCDQPGIVGIAEVSKLAYPDESQFDRKTDYYDPESTREDPRWLNVDIRFVKRIGPVSLPELRKHKELARMRILQRGNRLSVTPVDPAEWKYILRLAEKSGRNR
- a CDS encoding amidohydrolase family protein, yielding MATARTIDTHAHFFPPSYLDLIAKHGGRCGASVVRDDRGQIFIQVGLLLRTGPIVAAFHDLDARIAEMDREGVDVHVLSLTQPMVYWADDQLGLDLCIAFNDAISEGHRKQPERIYGFACLPMQNPRLALEELERAAKLPGIRGVYMATVVRDRDLSDRSFWPVYERCQALNLPIFLHPMMVNNERMKQYYLINLLGNPFETAIAASHLIYGGVMDAFPQLEVSLPHAGGALPILRGRLDQGWLIRPECKHLPRRPSEYLRRFTYDTISYDTGILADLVKLVGADRIMMGTDYCFDIAYTEPVQVVEQTPGLSETQRAQILGGNARRLLNIGNS
- a CDS encoding response regulator, coding for MVVDDNPVVADRLVGLLSEDTRVTVCDRVESGLLAFARIAADRPDAVLMDLEMPGIGGLAAIRRIKALVGPPAIIVVTLHDTEEMRRESAAAGADAFVPKSRVARDLLPTLNALFPQQPSHGEAAA
- a CDS encoding GNAT family N-acetyltransferase, which translates into the protein MTLIVRDSIAGDIPAIREIYAWHVENGLASFEEVAPDVDEFTRRRADVLARGLPHLVAEDESGVLGYTYAAPYRSRSAYRFAVENSVYVRHGIARRGLGRALLAELIARCERLGLRQIVAVIGDSGNSASIGLHAALGFRMVGVLKDVGFKHGRWVDSVLMQCSIGGGDITVSAETTPSATLSRPAPP
- a CDS encoding FAD-binding protein is translated as MPDSALQSPLARRLAREVDGEVLFDAASRGRYATDASIYQIEPVGVVLPRSEEAARSAIGIANEMQVPLLPRGAGTSQCGQSVGAALVVDHSKYLNELVSLDVEQRSAVVQPGIVLDRLNAFLRPHGLWFPVDVSTSAQATIGGMTGNNSCGSRSIAYGNMVHNVAAIDAMLVSGERYRFGPIAEDPAESSWPEGYSALAQYLRTLYEREREEIAARFPKVLRRVAGYNLDHLGPPHANAAHLLVGSEGTLAFFERVHLKLAPLPRHKTLGVCHFPRFYDAMQSAQHIVKLDPVAVELVDRTMIALARENEAFRPTVERCIVGEPEAILLVEFAGDDRATQVERLRQLAELMGDLGLPGSVVQITDASLQRDLWEVRKAGLNIMMSMKGDGKPVSFIEDCAVPLEHLAEYTDRLTQVFHKHGTRGTWYAHASVGTLHVRPILDMRRDGAQKMRAIAEEACALVKEYKGAYSGEHGDGLVRSEWIAPFFGPRLTAVLGEIKRRFDPNGLMNPGKIVSPSKQDDSALFRYKPGYRTIALKPVLDWSAWGGYDKAVEMCNNNGHCRKFDAGTMCPSYRATRDEQHLTRGRANTLRLALSGQLGAAGIASPEVIDALDLCVSCKGCKRECPTGVDMARMKIEALYHWRKTHPLNARERLIASLPRYAPWGARLSPLLNLRDRLPGLARASERLLGFSARRSLPRWRGDWFRDREIVRQQARARPQPASREQCGAGAEHHEVALIADTFNRYFEPENLRAAVAVLRKAGYVVHLVRPDAGARPLCCGRTFLAQGLVEEARVELRRLLVALNPYVERGIPVIGLEPSCLFTLRDELLSILPAAEVGTVSLDAYLLEEFLDAQAQAGRLNLALHALPQRRALLHGHCHQKAFDVMPSVERVLKLVPGLEVETVVSSCCGMAGAFGYEAEHYEVSMKMAEASLLPRIRTSGEDTLLVADGTSCRHQIRDGAGREAIHVARVLQAAMN